In Miscanthus floridulus cultivar M001 chromosome 8, ASM1932011v1, whole genome shotgun sequence, the sequence cataccacctgagctcaaggaagaaattgaagatttccaacttgagatactaccgcatggcttgttgaatgagcttcgcatacagtatgatctcacagatcgcatccgtcaagcttagaaaagttgtgaagagatcgaatatctccgtggtctgatgaaattaggctataagaccaaccaccatgaagatgaataaggaaccatctggttcaagggaAGAATCTGTGTTCCTTCTGACCCagcactatgagaggaaattatgtcagaagctcacgattccaagtactgtattcaccctggaggttcaaagatgtatcaagacttgaggaaacacttttggtggaaaggcatgaagacagacattgcgggacatgtggcacgatgtgacacctgtaatagagtcaaggctgagcatcaaaggcctgcaggattgctaaagcctcttgacgttcccgagtggaagtgggagagcatatccatggatttcatagttgcaTTACCCCGTtcgtagaaaggcaatgattccatctaggtgattgttgatcgtttgaccaagattgctcactttgtaccagttaagaccaagaccgatgccgaaaaattagcagatctatatgttgagcatattctcagactgcatggagctccctctagtattgtatctgatcgtggtcctcagtttgtgtcctaattctaggaagctctgaaCAAGTCCATTgggaccaaacttgatttcagtatcgcttatcacccatagacagatggacagacagaacgagtaaatcagatcttagaagacatgcttcgcgctagtgtactgaatcaTGGctttgattgggagaaatgcctaccctatgcagagttctcttacaacaacagctaccaagccagcatcaagatgtTGTCGTTTGAAGcgctatatggcagaccttgtaaaacacttttgatgtggtctcaatagggtgaaagatcgttctttgattccgctaagatccaagatgcagaagaaggaattgctcaagtgaaggagaatttgaggattgctcaaagtagatacaagagctatgctgacaaaagaagaagagaactcgAGTTCAATGTGGAagacttcatctatctcaaggtatccccgctacgtggaactgtcagattccatgtgaaaggaaagcttgcccctagatttgttggcccatataaGATTCGCAAGctcacctacaaacttgagctacctgaggaattggcgggtgtacatcccgtattccatgtctcacagctacgcaagtgtttgagagtgcccgatgaagtagttccaactgatacacttgacattcaagacactctcgagtataaagaacatcctacccaaattctgggtagagataccaaagagacctgaAGCAAAACCATTCCTATGTGCAAAGtctaatggagcaatcacactgagagagaagcaacatgggagaaagagtctgacctccggctatgatacccttacctcttcgaagagtacgttatgctttaatctcggggacaagattctgttaagggggtaggaccgtaacaacccaaaaatccacacaccaaaaatcacaactacaaaatttttgtttttaaACCCCATGTAATGTTGAGTGACAActataggagccaaccctaggtgttgcattagttgtaacccaacaagacaatttcatgagcatagcatgtcatttattaattatgtttatttaaatcctaacaaataaaatgttgcatacattgtcaactcaaattgtgatttggatttccatttgctttacaactcctttaaagtaataaaccacaaagtaattattaatcaaaccaaagaataaatgcttaaaatgaaaactatttctatttttgtataacaaaactacaactatttttgttacacaaaatagctaaataaagtacctaatatatatataagagtgTTGTGAGCCTCACATCTAAAAATCCAATAGAGGaggtacaccagatttgaattcaaactccaaatcaaatttgaattcaaataaagaagaagaaaaataaaacagaaaaagaaaagaaaagaagaaagcctcgcagccggctcggcctgctcggcccactAGCCAGCCCAGCCTATGCGCGGCAGCACCAggcccagcaagccggcccaacacgccgctcacgcccgtgCACCCTTCTGTCCCACCTGCTGCCGCTGCCAACCGGACCCCATGCGTCAGCCACTCCCGGCCACAgtaccttcttcctccccacgccggctTCTCCTCCTGACCGAAGTGGTAGGTGAGGGCCTGGGGTCACGCAAATCGCCTGGCCATATTCCCTTGGCGCCGTGCCCCACGCAACCCCTACGCCAACTACCCCGCGCCCATGAACTGTCCGATGCGTTCGGCGCATCGCCTGCCGTCCGCCCCATCCGCCATGGGTGAAGCTCGGACCTTGGGGCTATAAAGCGACGCCCAGAGCACCAtagggattcctcagcccacCGCCACCGTTCGGTGGCCCAACTGCCCACATCActccgagagaagagggccgagaggGAAATTTGGAAGAGGGAGGCGAGCAGGGAGCTCGGAGACATCGATCACCGGAGCTCAGAGCACCTACCCCAACGACGCGGCTACCACCACTAGGCAGCACCTTGCCACCGCATCACCACCGAACGCCGCCAAGCACCACTCGGTGAGTTCctttgctgagacctcctcctagcccatggACGCCATCACAGTGCACGCGCTCGCCATGCTCGCAACGCCACCGTCATGGCACGGCCACCGCATGCGCATTCGGCCGCCTCGCTGGACTCGGAAGTAGCCGTAGAGCACCGCCGTGACGCCTGGAGGATAGCTGCGTAGACCAAGACACCGTTAGTCGGCCGCAGcgccttggccacgagcaccggACCTCGGGCAGAGTTCCGCTGTGCACCACCACTGCGTGCGGACTCCACCGTGCCCTATGGTCGTCGTCGACGCTACATCATGCTTCCCGCTAACCGTCTAAAAGAaaacggggcaccaggacccctagaaCTACCCCTAGATGCCCCGCCGGCGAGCACCACCATGCCGAGccgccgaccaccatggccaaagcCCTACGATgccctagccgccaccttgaccccaccaccgtaCTCGCTGAGGCCTAGCGATGCTTTTTCCCACCTCAATTGAACGCTAGCGCCCCTGTGGGAGCTTACCGATGAGCTCACCACTggcgggagcacgccggggaagGAAGCAGGGGAATTCCCCCTCGTCGGCCACACTcacctgcacccggtgcacgtaGACCATGCCAAAGGAAAGCaggatggactcggtccaccgaagacccagcttacggtccatggaccgtgaacacaagtccaccatgagccacgcaGTGTGGGCCAATCTGTGGAccgaagcccagtggaggcccttggctacgacatggcaacgccacagcatgccacgtggtgggccaaagcccagcccgtatccaggcccaaccagcccagtttggacccggcctgtGTTGACTAGTCAACGTTGACCGAttgactggacccacatgtcagcgacatagagactctagacccacttgtcagtaggtgatgtcatgctgatgtcataacGACGTCACATGGGTCCCACCTGCCAGTAACAACACAGccaaggtgacgtcatgatgatgtcacggtgacgtcagcagctctggccccaccCGTCGGTGACTATgatccgttgaccgttgactctcccgttgacttgacgttgactttgactggacccacatgtcagcgacctaAGAGCcccggtcccacctgtcggaactgatgatgttgatgacgttaagatgacatcagcaggaccccacccgtcagctcgGAGCCGAGATAATGAcaccatgctgatgtcatgctggcatcagcatgccacgtggaccaatcacagtgtgacacgtgtcaacccaggattaattcagccttttcccattttcagaaatgattgaaacttcagaaattcataactaattcatacaaacttagaaaaatgcaagactaggaccaaaattcatctaaaatcgagctctacgcaatgaacccatgtttgagtgcatttggttcttttgaattttcattgatctttgtgctattctatagacgttgctaacgcgactataatgcgatcgtttgtagactcggaggagaaccaaatagacgaggaccgagagtatcATGAGGAGTACggggacgactacactgaaggtgccacatcccacccaacctcgtagcacctattacgcatggctcatatagaactactattgctttactttattgttatactcacacaatgataggacttgcatggtagtatgcttacttgatggcctttaccttgatgcaaccttacccctgcttaccctgctattaggctagacacacgcttgctgctatatttcattgcttatacttctactacgcttgtactacattagtgcatggtggaaactggtgttatctagactatggggagagtgatgcgtgtgtgacttgggtgcgtggagggtgagggttgtgtcaaccaagttggaatatacgacgagcctagggcaagtcttgccgtggggtgctacctgggcgcccctggaatggatacctatggtgggtaaatggtatatgaggtggccctgggtgtgaacctgtgatgggaggagccgggggtggaggtgttgtggtggcacggtaaatggaaaccctgatgaagacattctggcttggtcatccctaaggacttactagtactcaaattcaccaggaagccttacgtaccactcgccctatatggtgcgggacggccggactacttggtaggatattgccactactgctaggtggatagcggacagtgtaaggaggtacggggcacgaagGATTTCCCCCCACatccttccgagacttcatggagaccttgtggacccggctcatgactcacagttttagccaccccagactagacttgtggtgtatcagggctgaatggtagagtggcattatcctaggctagcaagcggtcggaatcagcccagttgatgacggttagcgaggaaggcagatcttgtggttatgtaaaacctctgcagagtgtatggttgatcgatcgatacatgtgccgatttgtcggctatggacctttcatgggtttcgcttaaactagatagtgagatgagtccttctcttcttcctatgtgagagagtgtcgatcgtagccaggggctacgggccatgagacagtgccgagagggagttggcctgtcgactaagcgatagtatggtgatgatatggagatggtggtatatcgatcctaggatcggaacctggctctggacgggaatggggtggaaggtgtgtgggaatggtgttaaaaacttgaccaactattattatatacttgatatgctaaaacataggaaaccctagtcttataggttccttttgattatatccaacttgcatccaatttccacaaagcaatgctcataaggtgggtgtggccagtacaaatcgtactgataaattttggcacacaggttctgcagaggagtatagctccaagaagtttgacggttgaggggttcgttcctacgctcgagtttggcgatctcatcttcaagctgttctgaatgaatgctacttttaattctgccaatgcggcgatgtaataatttatgtaattccgcactatttgtactctgatattatcgttgtatggatgtggtatttgactggaatttgggtaatatgatctacaacggtcataatacacttcgactctgtggatttcccttcgcggagaTCAGGTCGTTTCATCATCCATCTGGCGCTGCAAGCCATAAATGGTCGTGGTGAGCGCGGTGAGCGCATCAGTGGGAACCTGGGTAAGCAGGGGTTGGGAGATTGGGAGCGGCACAGGGGGAGCGATGACAGCAGGGGTGGTCACGGGCGCAGATAGGGTCGAGAGGGTGATAGcgggggtggtggtggaggtggaaaCCACTGCGGCGGCGGAAAGTGTTGGAGGACAGGGCCGGAACAGCCCACGCAGGAGCAATGGTCAACAAGGTGGGGGTGACGACAGCTGTGGAGGCGGTGATGATGGTGGACGCGGTGGAAGCTGGAGCAAGCTTGGGTCCTGGCATAGCTGATACCAGATGTTGTAGCTGctaggagaagagagagagagagagactggtGAGCGAGAGTGGAGCGGAGGTGAGGCAGCGACGTCGTGCTCGACGTTGCCCACGAACAGGGGAGCGGGAGAGATTGATCTTAATCTCCGGCTGATCTCTATTAGCTTTAGCGTTCAATACTTATAGTTGAATCCTAACAAACTGACTGCTAATTGAATTGAAAGGTATACAAAAGCTCCTAAATAATAGGATCCTAACAACTTACTCTAAGTCGCCGGTAGCTCCTGGCGATCACGCTCTTTTTTTTTATCACACTCCTGCACATCGTGGCTTGGCCCGCTTCCTCAGCCACGGGTCCGCCCGTTAGGCATGCAAGCGGGCCGCTTTGCAGACGTCCTGCAAGCCGCTGCACTGGCCGCAACGCTAATTTGTAGACTTTGCAGGTGTCCACCAACTCAAGCGTGCTGGCCGCAAAATGCCCACTGGGCTTGGCGGCAAAACCAgctagcagcctgttcgtttggctggtttgtatcgttgctggttcgtaaagaagtactcctggctggtttgtgtgagagaaaaatactgttccggttgaaatttagaatcgtttacgacaagccacgatCAAACGAACACGTTGTAGGCCTACCAGGACCCGCAACCATGAAGAAGAAGCAGACACATGTGGAATTAAGCCTGGCTCGTGGCTTCATGGGTGAGCTCGACACCGGGCTCGGCGAGGCAAGCGTAGATCCCGGCGTCGAGGTGCAACCGTGCGGGTACCTTAGGACGCATGAATCGACCGCACGTGCGACGCGGCTTGCGAGCGGCTAGCTGATGACGATGCTGCCGCTGCCATAGGCCAGGGAGAAGCCGTGCCATGCGTTTTGCGCCGCGGAGTCGGAGCGCGCGCCGAGATACCAGAGCTCGCGGGGGTCGTACTTGCGGAGCGTGCAGAGCAGGTTCGGGATGACGAACGCGGTGCGGCGGTGAGAAGCGGTGACCATCCTCCTCCTGCTTGAGCGCGGAGACGAGCTCCCCGGCGATGCGCGCGACATGGGCGGCCAAGGGCCGAGGGGAGGCCGAGCGCGGATGGCTGAGGGCGGAGGGGAGGCCGCGCAGGTGCGTGTAGGGGAAGCGTGACGCGTCCGCCGAGACGCGGAGAGCGAGGCCGGGCGAGAGGTCGTCGCGGCGTCCAGTGTCGAAGCATCGAGGAAGAGGATTTGCAGTTCCTCGTAGGTCTTGGCAGGCCTTGCTAACGTCCGCTGGGCTTAGCGGGTTGGCCTGCTTCAAACCGCAATAGCATAGCAGGCCATCTGCTTTGTCCAAAAGGGGATTTTTGCGGGGCGGCCAAAGCGGGCTTGCGGGCAGGCCCGTGCGGCTTGCATCCTGACCACCCGTTGACCATAACAGTTGATTTGAATATGGATAGATGCCTGGGCATTTTTTCCGTCTATATATGATTTATATAttagaaaagaaagaaataaataaagggaagagaaaaaagaaagaaagaaaaggaggcgAGTCCAACGTGCAAGGAGACGAAGACacagaggaggggaggggagcccCCGCCGCGCCGCTCGAAATCCCCAAACGCCCAAACAAACGAGAAAATTGAATATTTGACATCCAATAGGGACGCCTGTGAACATTTGACATTCAATTCGTGCGTCGTTGAAAATTTAACACTCTGGCTGCGAATTCGTTGAAAATATgggttttctcctccttttctccatttaacatttttttcttttttttttttgcttccaaGGCAACGATGAATGACCAAAGTACCTTGGCCTGCTGTTGCTCGACCATTGCGGCGCCTCTGGCCTGCGCCGACGGCCTCCATCAGCGGTGGAGCCGAAGACGGCGGGCTTTGGTTAGCGCCGGCGCCCAGCACCGGCGACCGTCCGCGCGCACGCATGGCCGGCTCGTCCAGCACCGGCGACCAGCCCCGCGCCCATCCTGGCCCCGCGCGCGCCTAGCAGCGGCAGTGCCTCTTCCGACGGCCTCCATCAGCGGCGGCGCGTGAAGAACAAagaagagcggcggcggcgtgacgaACAGAGCCGAAGAAAAATAAGTACGGGAGAGAGATGCGTTCGTTTCTTAGAAGAAATGGATGGATAAGGAGATCAGCGTTGTCTTggaaagcaaaagaaaaaaagaaaaaatgttaaatggagaaaaggaggagaaaacccATATTTTCAACGAATTCGCAGCCAGAGTGTTAAATTTTCAACGACGCGCGAATTGAATGTCAAATGTTCACATGCGCGCAGATTGGGTGTCAAATATTCAATTCTCTCCAAACAAACCCCTAGGCAAGAAAGATCAAATCAGATCAGATCTCTCCACCCCCGACCCCCAGCCCATCCATGGCGATCGTGTACGCCCTGGTGGCGCGCGGCACGGTGGTGCTGGCCGAGTTCGCCGCCGTCTCGGGCAACGCCGGCGCCGTGGCCCGCCGGATCCTCGAGAAGCTGCCGCCCGACGCCGAGTCCAGGCTGTGCTTCGCGCAGGACCGATACATCTTCCACGTCCTCCGATCCGACGCCGCCGGCATCACCTTCCTCTGTATGGCCAACGACACCTTCGGAAGTAACtaccctccctcccttccttccTCTCAATTCGTTCGTTCGTTCACAATTCACATACATACATATCTGGACTTTCTGTCCTATATATGCTTCGGTCTTAGCTGCTACTGATTGCTAGTACTCCAGTTGGTTGATTACACTATGTTCTGCGTTCCTTGAGTTATCGATTTCCCTGCTTGCTGGCGTAGTCATCCCATCTAGTCTAGTACAACTCGGCACTCTCGGCCAGTTCTTTGCCTTTCCTGATCTGATTGGACCTCCTGTGCTGAACAATACTACAGCTCATCTGTTCTGTCCGTTTTCTTTCGTGATGCAGGAAGAATCCCCTTTCTCTTCCTGGAGGACATCCAAATGAGGTTCATGAAAAACTACGGCAGAGTGGCCCACTCTGCGCTGGCTTACGCCATGAACGATGAGTTCTCCAGAGTGCTCCATCAGCAAATGGAGTTCTTCTCCAGCAATCCAAGCGCCGACACACTCAACCGTCTCCGCGGAGAAGTCAGTGAGGCACGTACCTTCTCATCAAACTAAGTAAATGTTTGTTCCCCCAATGGTATCCTTTAGGGGTTCAGGGTGCTCAACTCATCATCTCTCTGGTATGGTATTCAACTCAACCTCCTGCAGATACACACCGTCATGGTCGATAACATAGAGAAAATTCTTGACAGAGGTGATCGCATCTCGCTCCTTGTGGACAAGACATCCACCATGCAAGACAGCGCCTTCCACTTCCGCAAGCAATCCAAGAGGCTCCACAGAGCTCTTTGGATGAAGAATGCCAAGCTTCTGTGAGTGCTGCTATtaccttttccatctttcattCATACTTGTGCTGTCTCTTCCTTATATGAATATATATTGAAGACGCTATTGGTCAATCATTTATTGGTTATCTTATTTACTTCACACAGCTTAGCTGTCCTCTCCTGGCTTCTCTACCAGTGTTGTAGCAACCTTCTTCATCCATAACCTAGATTACCAGTGCTGCTCCCCCCTTTTCAAAAACGTGACAAAA encodes:
- the LOC136476559 gene encoding vesicle-associated membrane protein 714-like codes for the protein MAIVYALVARGTVVLAEFAAVSGNAGAVARRILEKLPPDAESRLCFAQDRYIFHVLRSDAAGITFLCMANDTFGRRIPFLFLEDIQMRFMKNYGRVAHSALAYAMNDEFSRVLHQQMEFFSSNPSADTLNRLRGEVSEIHTVMVDNIEKILDRGDRISLLVDKTSTMQDSAFHFRKQSKRLHRALWMKNAKLLVVLTVVIVVLLYLIISAFCGGLSLSSCRS